The Pirellulales bacterium genomic interval CCAGCCGATGACGATGGCAAAGAACGCAAGGATGGTCAGCGGTACGTACATGATCCGCGGCGACTCGTGGGCGTGCTCATGGACATGGTGATCTCGTGGCGGCCCGACGAAGGTCATGAACCAAAGCCGGAACATGTAAAACGCGGTAATCGAAGCGCCGCCGGCCGCCGCAAAAAACAGGATCATGCCGTGCGTCGGGTTCTGTTTCCAGAACGAAAACGCCTGGGCAATGATCGAATCCTTGGAATAGAAGCCGCTCAAGCCGAAGCCGAACGGCCAGAAGGCGAAGATTGGCGGCAGTCCGGCACCGATGATCGCCAGGCAGCCGACAAACATCGTCCACCCCGTCCACGGCATTTTTTTCAACAGCCCGCCCATCTTCGGCATCTCGTTGGTGTGGCAGGCGTGAATCACCGAGCCGGAGCAGAGGAATAACAGGCTCTTGAAGAAGGCGTGCGTGATCAGATGGAACAAGCCGGCCACCCATCCACCCACCCCCAGTGAGAGCATCATGTAACCAAGCTGGCTGACCGTGGAATAGGCCAGCACCCGTTTGATGTCGGTGGCGGTGATGGCGATCGTCGCCGCCAGAAAGAGCGTGATGGCGCCGGTGTACGCGATCACCAGCCGAACCTCGGGCGTGAAGAACGGATAGAACCGCCCAGCCAGGTAGACGCCCGCAGCCACCATCGTGGCCGAATGCACCAGTGCGGAAACCGGCGTGGGGCCTTCCATCGCGTCGGGCAACCACACGTGCAGCGGAAACTGAGCGCTCTTGCCCACACAACCGCAGAAGATACCGACGCCCGCAATCACCAACAGCCAGTAACCGTAATGCTGGGCCCGATAGGCCTCAACGCGCGATTCGATTTCCGACTCCGCCGCCAGCGGGTCGGAGTTGTTGCGATGGTCGATGGCGACTTCCTGCACCATCTCGTAGGCCGCCGCGCGGACCATGCCATCGGGCACCGTCAGCTCATAGTTATTGTCGGCGTCGCGCACCTGGCTGAAGATGCCGCGAGTCACCGTTCCGTCGGCCTCCTTCACGTCGCCGAAGGCAAAAGTGCCCAGCCCGGCCCAGAGCGCCATCATGCCGATGATCATGCCGAAGTCGCCAATTCGGTTGACAATGAACGCCTTGTTGGCCGCGTTCGAGGCGCTCTTGCGCTCGATGTAGAAGCCGATCAGGAAGTAGGAGCAAATGCCGACCAACTCCCAGAAAACGAAGACCATCGCGATATTGCCGGCATACACCAGGCCCAGCATGCTGAAGCAAAACAGCGACATGTACTGGAAGAAGCGGTGGAACCGTCCGCGGCGGTGCAGGTGATGCCCGTTGGAGAGCACCACCTCATGGTCCGTTACGTCGTGGAGCTCGTCGTGCATGTAGCCGATCGAGTAAAAATGGATGCACGAGGCGATCAGCGTGACCATCGCAAACATGCCGATGGTCAAGGCGTCGATGTAGTAGCTGATGGTGACCTTCAGTTTGCCGAACTGACCCAGCGTGTAAAGGTCGCCGGTGTAGTACGTCGGCTCCTTCCATTCCCCCGCTCCGTGATGCGCGGCCGGCAGGTGTTCGCGGGCAACGTCGATCGCGTGCTCCTCGGCGGCGGCGTGCGCCGGTGAAAGCGGATGGTTGCCCAGCCACAGTCCCAGCGAGATCAACGAGCAGGCGAAGCCGACCACGATGGCGAAGGTGGCGAGATAGCCGGCGCCCACGCCGTGCTTTCCCATCCGCGGGCCGAACAGCACGATCAGCGTGAAGCTGGCCAGCGGCAAAAGCCAGGCGATTCCCAGCAGGGTCGGAAGCGAAGAAGCGAGGTCCATCGGGAAGTTTCGACGTCAACCTTTCAGTTCATCCGCCCGATCGACGTCGATCGTGGCGTGGTTGTTGTAAAAATTCAGCGTGATCGCCAAAGCCACGGCGGCCTCGGCGGCGGCCAACACGATGACAAACAAGGCGATGAACTGCCCGTCGAGCCCCAGGCCGCTCGTGCCGCTGGCGCTGAGCAACGGGCTGGAGAGTGCGACGAAATTGACGTTGGCCCCGTTCAGCACGAGCTCGACTCCCATCAATACGCCCAGCGCGTTCCGCTTGGCCGCCATGCACACCACGCCGGAGACGAACATCAGCGCGCCGACCGCCATGAAGTGTGAAACGCCAACCGGGTCTGTCAACGGGTTCATAGCGATTCCAGCCTCACGTCACGACGCCGTTTGGTGCGGGCAAGATAGGCCGCCCCCACCAACACCACCAGCAGGTGTACCGAAACGATTTCGAACGGCAGCAGATAGCTCGACATTCCCGCTTTCAACCGTTCGGGACGCTCTTCGAGCTTGTCGACGCGCACGCCCAAGAGGCCCAGGCCGAGCGGCGTCGATGTGGACTGCACCTGCGTCGGTGCGTTGTTGGCAACCGGGCGGCGCCATTCGGGCACGGTGAAGGCGGCGGGAACGAGCAGCGCCAGCAGCGAACCGGAAAGGACCGCGGCCAGGATCCAGTCGCCGCCGCGGGTCTTCATCGACACGAACGGGCCCTGGGCCGTGAGCATCACGCCGAACACCAACAGCACGAGCGTGCCGCCGACATAGATCAAAAGTTGCATGGCGCCGACGAAATCGGCACCGGCCAGAAAGAACAGTCCGGCCGTCGCGCCCAGCGAGATGACCAAATAGAAGGCCATCCGCACGATGTTGCTCGACAGCACCACCGCGACGGCGAAGGCGCAGGAGACCAGCGCGAACAGAAAGAAAAAGAACGAGTGCCAGTTGATCGGTTCCACGAGTCAGTTCCTTTCCGCCGCGCGGGCAACGAGGCCGGCTGGCCGTGAAGCGCTCTCGGTGGCTGGGGCAGAGCCGGGCCGTGAATGATCCGTCAAATCCGAGCGGCGCTGACGGCCCGGCGATGCCCCGGTGGCGGCGTACCGGGTGGCGGCGTACCGGGTGGCGGCGTACCGGGGCATCGCTTGGCCGCCATGCTTGTTTTCAGCTCCGACCGCCGACTGGCCAAGCTCTGCCCCAGCCACCGCTCGTGGCGGAACGCCATGCGGCGCATTGCGTTCAGATGCAGCCACGCTACCGGACGGCCTAGGAAGGCCATCCTCCAGCACACGCTCGGCATACGGCCGTCCGATCATCTTGTCGGGCAGCATATAGGTCCACCCAATGGCGCCCAAAAACATCACCGCCGCGATCGGCACGCAGTATTTCAGGCAGACCTTCATCACCTGGTCGATGCGCAATCGCGGCAGCGTCCAACGTGCCCACATCATGAACGTCACCCAGGCCACGCACTTGAAGATGAAGTTGAGCATGCCCAGGAAATTGCCCAGATAACCGGCGACCGGGCCGTTTTCATAGGTCAATCCGAGCCAATGGCTGATGGGCAGCGGGCCGTTCCAGCCGCCGAAGAACAGGATGGCCGCCAGGCCGCTGACGGCGAACATCGAGCCATACTCGGCCATGAAGAA includes:
- the nuoK gene encoding NADH-quinone oxidoreductase subunit NuoK, yielding MNPLTDPVGVSHFMAVGALMFVSGVVCMAAKRNALGVLMGVELVLNGANVNFVALSSPLLSASGTSGLGLDGQFIALFVIVLAAAEAAVALAITLNFYNNHATIDVDRADELKG
- a CDS encoding NADH-quinone oxidoreductase subunit J, with protein sequence MEPINWHSFFFFLFALVSCAFAVAVVLSSNIVRMAFYLVISLGATAGLFFLAGADFVGAMQLLIYVGGTLVLLVFGVMLTAQGPFVSMKTRGGDWILAAVLSGSLLALLVPAAFTVPEWRRPVANNAPTQVQSTSTPLGLGLLGVRVDKLEERPERLKAGMSSYLLPFEIVSVHLLVVLVGAAYLARTKRRRDVRLESL
- the nuoL gene encoding NADH-quinone oxidoreductase subunit L, which gives rise to MDLASSLPTLLGIAWLLPLASFTLIVLFGPRMGKHGVGAGYLATFAIVVGFACSLISLGLWLGNHPLSPAHAAAEEHAIDVAREHLPAAHHGAGEWKEPTYYTGDLYTLGQFGKLKVTISYYIDALTIGMFAMVTLIASCIHFYSIGYMHDELHDVTDHEVVLSNGHHLHRRGRFHRFFQYMSLFCFSMLGLVYAGNIAMVFVFWELVGICSYFLIGFYIERKSASNAANKAFIVNRIGDFGMIIGMMALWAGLGTFAFGDVKEADGTVTRGIFSQVRDADNNYELTVPDGMVRAAAYEMVQEVAIDHRNNSDPLAAESEIESRVEAYRAQHYGYWLLVIAGVGIFCGCVGKSAQFPLHVWLPDAMEGPTPVSALVHSATMVAAGVYLAGRFYPFFTPEVRLVIAYTGAITLFLAATIAITATDIKRVLAYSTVSQLGYMMLSLGVGGWVAGLFHLITHAFFKSLLFLCSGSVIHACHTNEMPKMGGLLKKMPWTGWTMFVGCLAIIGAGLPPIFAFWPFGFGLSGFYSKDSIIAQAFSFWKQNPTHGMILFFAAAGGASITAFYMFRLWFMTFVGPPRDHHVHEHAHESPRIMYVPLTILAFFAIVIGWTLTGVWSVTDLFEQARWPGEAGAGVLLPTLVYPNEHASHESDVHLVAGLTAFSTALGGFLLATVFYGLRWLNPAEVRQQFAPVYTFLLNKWYFDELYDFLFVRPLHFVSGIVAWFDKQMIDGLIHSLARWTRGVADIDDLIDRYFVDGFVNLFAASTWSLGNSLRGLQTGKLRQYVMLIVIGTVALTIIINFASAG